The following is a genomic window from Amycolatopsis acidiphila.
CCCGGTGGTCGGGTTCAACGCCGGCATCGACAACTGGGCGCAGGAGGGGCTGCTGGAGTACTTCGGCTCCGACGAGACGATCGCCGGGCAGGCCTTCGGCGACCGGCTCAACCAGGTCGGCGCCAAGCACGCGCTGTGTGTGATCCACGAGCAGGGCCAGGTCGCGCTGGAAGCGCGCTGCGCCGGGCTCAAGCAGGCCTTCAAGGGGCAGACCGAACTGCTCTACGTCAACGGCCAGGACGCCACCGCGACCCAGTCGACGATCCAGGCGAAGCTGCAGCAGGACAAGGGGATCGACTTCGTGGCGACGCTCGGGGCGCCGGTCGCGCTGCTGGCCGTGCAGTCGGTCACCGGCGCGGGCAGCTCCGCGAAGGTCGCGACCTTCGACACCAACAAGGCGCTGGTGCAGGCGATCAAGGACGGCACCGTGCAGTGGGCGGTCGACCAGCAGCCCTACCTGCAGGGCTACCTCGCGGTGGACTCGCTGTGGCTCTACAAGTTCAACGGCAACACCGTCGGCGGCGGCAAGGCGACGCTGACCGGCCCCGCGTTCATCACCAAGGACAACATCGACTCGGTCTCCCAGTTCGCCAACGCCGGCACCCGCTAGCGGCGCGAGGAGGAACGATGACGCAGGCAACCGCTCCCCTGCCCGCCGCGCCGGAGGCCGGCCGGGCGCCTGCCCGGCCGCGCTCCTTCGGGCGCCGGGTGATCGCCCGGCCCGAGCTGAGCTCGCTGCTCGGCGCCGTCGCGGTGTTCGCGTTGTTCTTCGCGGTCGCCCCGCCGTTCCGCGAGGCGGCGTCACTGTCCACTGTGCTCTATTCCAGCTCGACGATCGGC
Proteins encoded in this region:
- a CDS encoding substrate-binding domain-containing protein, which encodes MSNSNRRLAFVATLAAAALAVTGCSSGGGKQAEQQNAAANAGTAGTAKIRIAMITHETPGDTFWDIVRKGAQAAAAKDNVDLVYSNDPAGPNQANLVQNAVDQKVDGIAMTLAHPDAMTGVIGKAKAAGIPVVGFNAGIDNWAQEGLLEYFGSDETIAGQAFGDRLNQVGAKHALCVIHEQGQVALEARCAGLKQAFKGQTELLYVNGQDATATQSTIQAKLQQDKGIDFVATLGAPVALLAVQSVTGAGSSAKVATFDTNKALVQAIKDGTVQWAVDQQPYLQGYLAVDSLWLYKFNGNTVGGGKATLTGPAFITKDNIDSVSQFANAGTR